The nucleotide sequence AATTAATAACAAGAATAAATACAACTTATCTAGTTTATTATCAAAAGGTTACGCATGATCTGTCTAGTCGCGGGATCGAAACCCTAACTAAGTATCCTCTATTGGACCCCCGTTTTCACACAGCCTCTTAATTCGGGTGTTTTTTAATACTCGGGCTTAAGCCAACTCTCGAGAATCTTGCCATCCCCTGCCATGTTAATCAATTGTTGCTGTAATACTTCCAGGGGAGCCAAAGGATTGGCGAATATTTTTGCCTGGAAAAGTGGCATACTATCATGGAGGTAAACCCCCAGGCGAGGAACAAAACGGCCGGCCCATTTTGGCAATCCCGTAAGGGGATAGGAAATGGCGACCTGGGTGTACCCAGCCTGTTCAATCTGGGATATCAGGTCTGAATTCCAGGCGTTGAATGGTGGACAAAAGGTCGTGACCTCACTCCCAATTCGATCTTCAATGTTTTTTTTTGAGCTCAGCAATTCATTTCTGATTTCGTTTGTATCCATGGCGATAAGACGACGATGGGTCTTCCCATGAGAACCTATCTCCCACCCCTTCTCATGTAAGCTGCGGAGTTCAGACCAATTCATGTGGCTGATCTGTCTGCTTTCAGGAAAATAGTCCCAGCTATTTTTCTTACCCACATAGTCTGTGATAGCGAACACGGTTGCAACTCCGCCAACTGTTTCCAGAATGGGTACTGCGAATTCGTTGATGCAGGAATAGCCATCATCAAAAGTGACCAGTATCTGATTTTGGGAATCATCATAGTCTTTAATATTTGAAAACGAAAAGCCCAAATGCTGGAGTGCCAACATTTGGGCTCTAAACTGGCGAGGTGTCGTTGTTGTAACTCCCCACTCATAATCTTCAGAGACCTTGTGATACACAAGACCCCTGTTATAAACGGGGAAGGCCAAACTTTAGCTCAACACCTTTGAAACGGGAGTATACTCCAGACCAAAAGCTTCAGCTACTGCTTCACAGGTAACCTTACCGTCTACCATATTTAAACCAAGTGCAAAGTTTTCGTCTGCTCTCAATGCTTCCTTGACACCTTTATTGGCTAATTTGATTATATAGGGTAAAGTTGCATTGGTTAGGGCTTTCGTGGAAGTATAGGGTACAGCGCCAGGCATATTGGCAACACAATAATGTAGCACACCGTCAACCATGAAGGTTGGATTTTCATGCGTCGTGGGCCTACAAGTCTCAACACAACCACCTTGGTCAACAGCTACATCAACAATAACTGAGCCCGGCTTCATTTCACTAAGCATTTCGCGGGTGATAAGTTTTGGAGCTTTAGCCCCAGGAAGCAGTACTGCTCCTATCACAAGATCAACTGCTGGCAATAATTCGCGGATATTGGCAGGTGAACTATAAATTGTGCTCACATTCTTGGGCATAATATCATCCAGGTACCGCAGGCGATTCAGATCAATATCCATGATGGTGACATTGGCACCCATACCGGCAGCGATCTTGGTGGCGTGGGTACCAACGGTACCACCACCTAAGACTAACACAATTGCAGGTTTTACACCGGGAACTCCGCCCAATAAAACGCCACGACCACCACTGGTGTGCTCGAGGTATTTGGCTCCTTCTTGTGTAGCCATTCGCCCGGCTACTTCACTCATGGGCTCAAGAAGAGGTAATTTTTTGGTTCTGTCTTCAACGGTCTCATAAGCAACCGCCCAGGCATTGGTTTTAAGAAAATCTCTGGTAAGTGTTTCATCAGCAGCAAAGTGAAAATAAGTAAATACAATTTGACCTGGACGAGCTCTGGCTATCTCAACTGGTTGTGGTTCTTTCACCTTGACGATCATATCAGCATCAGCCCAAATCTTATCAACATCGGCTTCTATGGTCCCTCCGACTTCCTCATACATCTCGTTGGTAAAACCACTGTTGATACCACCATTGTCCTCAATGAGGACTTTGTGACCATTCATGACCAACGATTCAACCCCACCTGGAGTCATCGCAATACGATTTTCATTTGTTTTAATTTCTGCAGGTACTCCGACGATCATATTCGCCTCCTTATGATAATGATTGGACGGTTGTGCATGTCCACACTCGAAAATCTCGAAATCCCCTGGGGACTGTCCTCTAGACTGCGCTGGCCGGTTCCAAAATGCTTGTAAAAAACATATCTGGATTGAACAATTCTCGTGCCAAGACTTGAATTCTATGGACATCAATCGCTTCAATCTTTTTGAGAAATTTATCTAGATCAATATTTTCACCATAATATATCTGCTGGCGACCCAGTCGCATCATACGTCTCTCCATGGATTCGTCACCCATGACTATCCCGGATTTGTATTGAGCCTTGACCATTTCCAGTTCAGCATCACTGACAGGATCATTGACCATTTTTTCAAGCTCTATAAGACTTAACTCAACAGCAAGATCACGTTTTGCTGGATCTGTGGCCAGATAAACACCAAATGACCCTGTATCACGATACAGATTCACAAAAGAAAATATTTGATAAGCAACACCGTGGGCTTCCCGAATGTTCTGAAATAACCTGGAGCTCATTCCCCCGCTAAGGATTGAATTTAATACGGCGATATCGTACCGTCGTTCATCAAATACCGAGAATATTGGCAAACCGGTGATGAGATGACTCTGTTGAATATCCTTGGTTCTGACTTCCTTACCTGGTTTATAGCTTGAGGGGTCGATAGCTTCAAAAATATTTACCCCTGATCCAGGTCGATCATATCGGGTTTCAATTAATTTCACCAGATCCTGGTGATCTACAAAGCCAGCAGCCACAATAATTGTATTCTCCGGGCTGTAGTTTCTATCCAGATATGTTGTCAAGGCCTCAGGTGTGAAGTCTTTAATAGAAGTCTCATTTCCCAGAATGGGCTTCCCAATTGAATTATCGGGATAAAGGAATTCTTCAAAAGTATCAAAAGCCAATTCTTCCGGGACATCTTTGCTATCGCGCAATTCATCCAGAACAACGGATTTTTCTCGTTCTATTTCGGCTGAAGGGAAAGTTGGATGGAGCAATAAATCTGAGAGTACGTCAACGGCCTCTTCCAGATACTCGCTGAGAAATCTGGCATGATAGCAAGTGTACTCTTTGGTGGTAAAGGCATTGAGGTGGCCACCCACGCTCTCCAGAGAGGATGCAATTTCAAAGGTAGACCGATTTTTGGTACCTTTAAAAACTGTATGCTCCAGGAAATGTGAGATGCCAGCCAGGGGTGCAGGTTCATAGCGACTGCCTGCTCTCACCCAGATGCCTAAAGCCACCGAACGGACTGTGTCCACCGTTTCAGTAACGATGGTCAGTCCGTTCGATAGTGTCGTTTGCTTACGAAGTGAGGTCACTTCAGCAATTTACCGACGATTGTTATCCCGACGAGGTCCGCGATCCCGACCGCCACGATCTCTGCCACCACCGCGATTGTTATCACGTGCTGGACGAGGTCTCTTTGGTGGTTCAACGTAACCTTCTGGCATTTCGAGAAGTGCTTTGCGACTCAAGTTGTAGCGACCACTGTCATCGACTTCCATCAATTTAACTCTGACGGTATCACCGATATTGATAACATCTTCAACTTTTTCTACACGGGTATATTCAAGGTCGCTGATATGAATCAGTCCCTGCTTGCCTGGTAAAAATTCTACAAAAGCACCAAATGACATTAAGCGTACCACTTTGGCATCAAACTCTTCACCTGCAACGGGTACACGGACAATTCCGTTAATCCGTTCAGCAGCGGCTTCTGCGCCTTCTGCAGTTTCTGCAAAGACAAACACAATACCTTCCTGATCGATCTCCACAGTTGCGCCGGTATCAGCCTGGATGGCTTTGATGATTTTACCCTGTGGTCCAATGACATCACCAATCTGATCAGGTTTGATTCTGATAGTAATGAATCTAGGAGCATGTGGGGAAAGTTCTTCACGTGCAGCTGGCATGGCAGCTTCCATGATGTCAATGATGTGCTCGCGACCTTCTTTTGCCTGAATCAAAGCTTCGGTCATGAGTTTAGCACTGATACCCTCGATCTTGAGGTCCATCTGGATCGCATTGATACCGTCTTTTGTTCCTGTGACCTTGAAATCCATATCACCATAGTGATCTTCATCTCCAAGGATATCAGAAAGTACGGAAAAACGCTTTCCATCACTGATGAGTCCCATGGCGATTCCAGCAACTGTTTTGTTGATGGGAACACCAGCATCCATAAGCGCTAATGATCCACCACAAACACTTGCCATGGAAGATGAGCCATTAGACTCGAGAATCTCAGATACGAGACGTACTGTATAAGGAAAATCTTCCTTACCAGGCAGGAAAGGTCTGAGACTACGCTCAGCCAGGTTTCCATGACCAATTTCGCGACGACCAGTAAAACCAATGCGACCTGTCTCACCTACACAATAGGGTGGGAAGTTATAATGGAGATAGAATGACTTTTTATAGTCCTGATCCACATTGTCGATGATTTGCTCATCTAACTTGGTACCCAGTGTTGTTATAACTAATGCCTGGGTTTCACCCCTGGTAAACAGAGCTGAGCCATGCACTCGAGGCAAGACACCAACTTCAGCAGTGATCTGACGGATATCTTTCAATCCACGACCATCAACGCGCTGACCCTTGGCCATAATTCTTTCCCGAATGTTGGCTTTGAGACGATTGCTAAAAACTTCTCCAACTACCTTGAGGTGATCAGGATAAGTTTCTTCGAATTTGGCAAGCAGTTCATCTTTTGCTGCATCACGTGCTTCTTGACGTTCTAATTTCAAAACAATTGAGTTCAATTTGGTAAGCATGTCTTCATCAATTGATGCGTCCACATCAGCAACGATGGCTGCTTTGGTCTCATCCACTTTGAGTTCACGTTTTACGGGTTTGATCTCATCAATGATGCTCTGCTGGAAAGCCACAACTTCTGAAATGGCTTTCTGGGCGAAGACAAGTGCTTCCACCATGACTTCTTCAGATACTTCATTGGCTTGACCTTCCACCATAACCACATCAGTTGCCGTACCAGTAATGGTAACATCCATTTCTGATTCTTCTGCCTGGGCATAGGTTGGGTTGAGAATGAGTTCGCCATTAATACGACCTACATGAACTGAGGCTACAGGGCCATTCCAGGGGATATCGGAGATGGACAGTGCAAATGAGGCACCAATAGTACCCAATGAATCAGCTGTGTTCTCACCATCACTTGAAACAACAGTTATCATAACCTGAGTTTCATTGTTAAAATTTTCAGGGAAAAGCGGACGAATAGGTCTATCCGTCATGCGAGAACTGAGAATCTCTTTCTCAGAAGGTCGTGCTTCCCTTTTGAAAAAGCCACCGGGAATTTTTCCACCGGCATAAGCTTTTTCTCTATATTCGACTTGCAGTGGGAAAAAATCCCTGCTATTGTCTTCATGTTTTGATGCAGTAGCTGCCACGAGGACAGCAGTCTCACCATACATGGCGAGCACGAAGCCACCAGCTTGTCTGGCCATACGACCGGTTTCAAGACTAAGCGTGCGTCCGCCCAACATCATTTCTTTTTTAATCAAAATATCTCCAATTCCTATTTACGTATACCAAGCTTTGTAATTAAAGCTTTGTATTCAGCTGCATCACTTTTCTGGATGTAGCGTAGCAGGCGGCGACGTTGCCCAACCATTTTGAGCAAGCCACGGCGGCTGTGGTGGTCTTTTTTGTAGGCTTTCAAATGCTCTGTCAGATTTTTAATCTGAGTCGTGAGAATAGCAACCTGAACACTTGTTGATCCGGTATCATTCCCATTTTCGCCATATTCCTTGACGAGAGCGGCCTTTTCTTCTTTTGTTATTGACATGTGTCCTCCTTCAGACATCCCGATAATTTTCGATTATCGCTAAACACGTTTTCTTATCGTTTTCTAATTGTTTTATTAAATCATCCACACTGGAAAATTTCTTTTCATCTCTTAATTTTTGTAAGAACTCAAGAATGACATCTTGCTCATACAAATTTTCTTTGCCTTCAGGGATATTGAAGAGATTCACTTCAATTGTAATCTCAGTCCCTTCCTTGAAGGTTGGACGAACCCCAATATTGCACATTCCAAAGCTGGAAAACTCATCTGTTTTTACCCGTGCAAGATACACGCCCTTATTCGGGATCAACTTATTTTCCGCATGCGGATCAATATTCGCTGTGGGAAAATTAAGGCTCTGTCCCCTCTCATCGCCATGGACCACTGTGCCAAATATTGTGAAGGCGTGGCCTAACATGGCATTGGCCAGATCCAACCTATCAGATTGAATGTGGTCTCTGATCAAAGTACTGCTGACTGGTACATCCTCATTATTTATGGGACCTACCACGCTAACTTCATAGCCATTGGTTTTACCACGCTCGCATAGCCATTCAGCATCACCGGTACGATTGTGACCAAACCGATGATCATAGCCTACCACAACATGTTCGACCCGAAGGGTATCTTCAAGAACCCTTTCAGCAAACTCATCTGCTTCCATGCTGGAAAATCCACGATTGAAATCAAGAACCAGAAGAAAATCTACAGGAGCATAATGCTCAATAAGAAACGCTCTTTCTTCAATTCCAGTCAATAAACGGATGGGTCTTCGATGGCTATCTCTCAACAATTCTTGTGGATGAGGATGGAAAGTGATGACTACTGATGGCAATCCACGGTCCTGAGCCTCAGATATACATCTTTCAATCAAGGACTGATGACCACGATGAATACCATCAAAACTGCCGATGGTAGCAACGCAACCGGTCAGTTCAGGAAAGTCTTCTAGGCTGCGGACAATTTCCATTTTTCAATAAACTCTGGTATGCTCAAGGCATCCTCTACGCGATAGTCACCTATGGCAGTTCTTTTTAATTCTTTTACGTGGGCTAATGTGCCCAGTTTTTGAGCGATATCTTCGGCCAGAACCCTGATGTAAGTTCCCCTACCGCAATTCACTCTTATATTTATTT is from Candidatus Neomarinimicrobiota bacterium and encodes:
- a CDS encoding polysaccharide deacetylase family protein, with protein sequence MYHKVSEDYEWGVTTTTPRQFRAQMLALQHLGFSFSNIKDYDDSQNQILVTFDDGYSCINEFAVPILETVGGVATVFAITDYVGKKNSWDYFPESRQISHMNWSELRSLHEKGWEIGSHGKTHRRLIAMDTNEIRNELLSSKKNIEDRIGSEVTTFCPPFNAWNSDLISQIEQAGYTQVAISYPLTGLPKWAGRFVPRLGVYLHDSMPLFQAKIFANPLAPLEVLQQQLINMAGDGKILESWLKPEY
- the ald gene encoding alanine dehydrogenase; this translates as MIVGVPAEIKTNENRIAMTPGGVESLVMNGHKVLIEDNGGINSGFTNEMYEEVGGTIEADVDKIWADADMIVKVKEPQPVEIARARPGQIVFTYFHFAADETLTRDFLKTNAWAVAYETVEDRTKKLPLLEPMSEVAGRMATQEGAKYLEHTSGGRGVLLGGVPGVKPAIVLVLGGGTVGTHATKIAAGMGANVTIMDIDLNRLRYLDDIMPKNVSTIYSSPANIRELLPAVDLVIGAVLLPGAKAPKLITREMLSEMKPGSVIVDVAVDQGGCVETCRPTTHENPTFMVDGVLHYCVANMPGAVPYTSTKALTNATLPYIIKLANKGVKEALRADENFALGLNMVDGKVTCEAVAEAFGLEYTPVSKVLS
- a CDS encoding insulinase family protein, which encodes MTSLRKQTTLSNGLTIVTETVDTVRSVALGIWVRAGSRYEPAPLAGISHFLEHTVFKGTKNRSTFEIASSLESVGGHLNAFTTKEYTCYHARFLSEYLEEAVDVLSDLLLHPTFPSAEIEREKSVVLDELRDSKDVPEELAFDTFEEFLYPDNSIGKPILGNETSIKDFTPEALTTYLDRNYSPENTIIVAAGFVDHQDLVKLIETRYDRPGSGVNIFEAIDPSSYKPGKEVRTKDIQQSHLITGLPIFSVFDERRYDIAVLNSILSGGMSSRLFQNIREAHGVAYQIFSFVNLYRDTGSFGVYLATDPAKRDLAVELSLIELEKMVNDPVSDAELEMVKAQYKSGIVMGDESMERRMMRLGRQQIYYGENIDLDKFLKKIEAIDVHRIQVLARELFNPDMFFTSILEPASAV
- the pnp gene encoding polyribonucleotide nucleotidyltransferase, with translation MMLGGRTLSLETGRMARQAGGFVLAMYGETAVLVAATASKHEDNSRDFFPLQVEYREKAYAGGKIPGGFFKREARPSEKEILSSRMTDRPIRPLFPENFNNETQVMITVVSSDGENTADSLGTIGASFALSISDIPWNGPVASVHVGRINGELILNPTYAQAEESEMDVTITGTATDVVMVEGQANEVSEEVMVEALVFAQKAISEVVAFQQSIIDEIKPVKRELKVDETKAAIVADVDASIDEDMLTKLNSIVLKLERQEARDAAKDELLAKFEETYPDHLKVVGEVFSNRLKANIRERIMAKGQRVDGRGLKDIRQITAEVGVLPRVHGSALFTRGETQALVITTLGTKLDEQIIDNVDQDYKKSFYLHYNFPPYCVGETGRIGFTGRREIGHGNLAERSLRPFLPGKEDFPYTVRLVSEILESNGSSSMASVCGGSLALMDAGVPINKTVAGIAMGLISDGKRFSVLSDILGDEDHYGDMDFKVTGTKDGINAIQMDLKIEGISAKLMTEALIQAKEGREHIIDIMEAAMPAAREELSPHAPRFITIRIKPDQIGDVIGPQGKIIKAIQADTGATVEIDQEGIVFVFAETAEGAEAAAERINGIVRVPVAGEEFDAKVVRLMSFGAFVEFLPGKQGLIHISDLEYTRVEKVEDVINIGDTVRVKLMEVDDSGRYNLSRKALLEMPEGYVEPPKRPRPARDNNRGGGRDRGGRDRGPRRDNNRR
- the rpsO gene encoding 30S ribosomal protein S15, with the protein product MSITKEEKAALVKEYGENGNDTGSTSVQVAILTTQIKNLTEHLKAYKKDHHSRRGLLKMVGQRRRLLRYIQKSDAAEYKALITKLGIRK
- a CDS encoding bifunctional riboflavin kinase/FAD synthetase, with the protein product MEIVRSLEDFPELTGCVATIGSFDGIHRGHQSLIERCISEAQDRGLPSVVITFHPHPQELLRDSHRRPIRLLTGIEERAFLIEHYAPVDFLLVLDFNRGFSSMEADEFAERVLEDTLRVEHVVVGYDHRFGHNRTGDAEWLCERGKTNGYEVSVVGPINNEDVPVSSTLIRDHIQSDRLDLANAMLGHAFTIFGTVVHGDERGQSLNFPTANIDPHAENKLIPNKGVYLARVKTDEFSSFGMCNIGVRPTFKEGTEITIEVNLFNIPEGKENLYEQDVILEFLQKLRDEKKFSSVDDLIKQLENDKKTCLAIIENYRDV